ctccgatgatgcgtgagtagttctttgtagaccttcgggtccgtagttagtagctagatggcttcatctctctctctctctctctctctctctctctcttgattctcaatacaatggtcttttggagatccatatgatgtaactcttttgcggtgtgtttgttgggatcgatgaactttgagtttataatcagatctatccttttatatccatgaaaatatttgaagttctttgatctcttttatgcatgatctcttatagccccgtatttcttctccgatatttgggttttgtttggccaacttgatctatttatcttgtaatggaaagaagtgcccggtagtgggttcaatcttacggtgcttgatgccagtgagagaaagggaaccgacacgtatgtatcgttgctactaaggataaaaagatgagatctatatctacctccatagataaacggatctcgtctacatcatgccatcgttcttattgcattactccgttttttcatgaacttaatacactagatgcatgctggatagcggttgatgtgtggagtaatagtagtagatgcaggcagaagtcggtctactaatcttggacgtgatgcctatgtaatgatcattgcctggatatcgtcataatttttTGAGGTtgtatcaatttcccaacagtaattttttcaccaaCCGCTtcgctatttttctcaagagaagccactagtgaaacctacgaccctcgggtctctttctcatattatttgccttcgcgatctatttttatttgtttttattttcagatctattaaaccaaaaaatccaaaaataccttactgtaatttattttatttggcattcgatctatcaatatttacaagtcTCTCCCGTCAAcacgccatttctggcgccgttatccgaaagggattgacaacctctttaacaCCTCGGGTtacgagtggttgttatttgtgtgcaagggctgattacgttgtgttgcttgattctcctactggatcgataaccttggtttcatatctgagggaaatacctaccaccgctgtgctgcatcatccctttctctttggaaaaaaaccgacgtagcttcaagcgacatcagtcgCGCCGTCGTGCCGCCGACAAACGCATGAGCTCCATGCATCTTGGCATCTGCTCTCCTCCAAAGCTCCAACATTCAGTCTTGCCAACATCCCTGCTAGGCGCTGGTGCATGAGCCCCCTGCCTGCCGGCCTGATTTTCTGTAGGACACATCACACAACACCAACAAGGCAACATAAGTAAACTAGCATCTTCCTCCAAATTCCCCATTTGATAAGCAATAGCCTGATTTCTTTCAGTTCCTTACATCTAGTGATAACTAATAGTCTGATTTTATGCAAATTGCAACCTAGGTAGTCATAGGCGGGGGAAATTAGACTCGGACAAGAGCTGTTTCGGTAtttaaaagaaaaagagatgacATAGCCGAAGTTGAGTAAGACAATGTATTGCCCTTGCTTGAATTAGCTAACTTAATGGTGCTTCATGGTTTTGTATTGGCTAACTTAACGGTCCTTCATGGTTTGGTATTAGCTAACTTAATGATGCTTCATGATTGAATTGTATTTTGATGTGTGTGTCTATCTGCTCGCTCCATCTACCTTGCATCACATACTAATGCTTATGATTTAGATTTTTTTTTAACTCAGGCTCTTCTTTAGTTTGACCCGTCCGATAGTTTCTTTCAAGCTTCGCCATTGCACGCAACCAAACGCAGATGGCAAATTAGTGCATCATGGAGGGAGATAGTATGCTGACAACCAAACTATGCGCACAACATGATTTTCAACCTGCATCCTAAAATTGTGGGGAAAAAGATCTTACATTTCGAGATAGAGTGGCAATCTGCTTAAATTGAATAGAATAGGGATTTTTTTATTAAATTGGATATAATCTATCACCAACCAACACATATGCATAAAAATGAATTAACTCTTATTAGATCAGTAACTGCATAAATTTGAATTGTTTTACGTTTATAAACGGGTGGTTTCAGTACGTTTTCAGAGAAAGCAAGTGAGTAAGTGACTATTAGTGCACACGCGTTTGTATTAATCAACTAAGCAAGTGAGTAAGTCACTGCATTAGTGGACACGCGTTTATATCAAAGCAACTAGTTGGCTGGCAACAGCCTGGTTACTTGGACCACGGGAACGGCTCGTTTAGCATATGCGCAGCGGCATTCACATCTCGCACTGCGCTCCCCTATATAAACAGATCCCCGCTTGCCATTGCTTCCCACACACTCACAAATAGCACCATACACGACACGGACACGGACACGTACGCAAAACCTTCTTCCCAAATCTAAACCCCTCCTCCTCCCAAATGGCGAAGAgaaacctcctcctcctggcgctaaTGGCGCTCGCCGCTAACATGGCATCCGCGTCGGCTACCACGAGCACGAGGAAGCTCATGTTCCTGGTCCAGCCCCAGCCGAACCTCCTCACGTACCACAACGGCGCCGTGCTGCACGGCGACATCCCCGTCTCCGTTCTCTGGTACGGCCGCTTCACGGCTGCGCAGAAGGCCATCGTCTCCGacttcctcctctccctctccgccgcgcCCCGCGCGTCCCCGGCGCCGTCCGTGTCCCAGTGGTGGAGCAGCATCCACCAGCTGTACCTCTCCAAGGCGGCGGCCGTCGGCAAGAACGGCGAGCACGGCGCCGGCCCCACCAAGGCCGCGCGGGTGGTCCTGTCCGGCCAGGTCTCCGACGAGGCGTGCTCGCTCGGGAAGAGCATGAAGCTGTCCCAGCTCCCGGCGCTGGCGGCGAAGGCGAGGCCCGCCAAGGGCGGCATCGCGCTGGTGCTCACGGCGCAGGACGTGGGCGTGGAGGGGTTCTGCATGAGCCGGTGCGGCCGGCACGGGACCGTGGACGCCAAGTCCGGCACGGCCTACGTGTGGGCCGGCAACCCGGCGACGCAGTGCGCCGGGCAGTGCGCGTGGCCGTTCCACCAGCCGGCGTACGGGCCCCAGGcgccgccgctggccgcgcccAACGGCGACGTGGGCATGGACGGGCTCATCATCAACGTGGCCAGCATGGTGGCCGGCGCGGTGACCAACCCGTTCGGCGACGGGTTCTACCAGGGGGAGCGCGAGGCGCCGCTGGAGGCCGCGACGGCGTGCCCGGGGGTGTACGGCAAGGGGGCGTACCCCGGGTACGCCGGCCAGCTGCTGGTGGACGGCGCCACCGGAGCGAGCTACAACGCCCACGGCGCGCACGGGAGGAAGTACCTGCTCCCGGCGCTGTTCGACCCCGCCACCTCCGCCTGCTCCACGCTCGTCTAGTCGTACGGCGGCACAGTGGCAGCGACAAGTGAAGTGAGTCCAATCCGCTAGCTGCCCGTCTAGCCAAGAGTGTATTGGGTACAACTAGTACTGTACCGTAGTGCATATATGTGTGAATAGTTCGTATATGAGCTTGTGTTTGGATCTTCTCGTGCTAAATAAAAAAAATGTAAATCAGCCTTTGTACTGCACAAATGGAGTGTACACTAGTGGTAATTTTGTTTGTGTCGTACGGTACGGTGCGGAAGCGGCAGCACGTGAACGAATTAATCTCGAACTTGGTGGTGAAGCTTATCTTATCTTCCGAGCGGCGCCGACGAGGACAAGGGGATGCCTGCTTCGATGAGGGATAGGCCTCGACCCTCTGGTCCGACGTGTCCGTGCTGCACATTGCCGTACTGGACAACAGAGCGCCCGTCCGTGGGATGTGACACGTAAGACACGTTTCGGTGGTGACGCGTCACAGCATGTGTGACTGTGACCGAGAGTACTCTCTTTTTTCATGCTGCTGGGTGGGTTGTCTTTCTTGCGACTAGAGAGGTTATTATGGTCAAGCTTATCAGCCGCAATTAAAATAGTGAGTGATGCCCTTGCTGAGTACGAGCGTACAATGCCACGCACTGCTGTGTGGTTtaggttctactccctccgttttataatATAAGATCGTTGCTGTGTGGTTTAGgttttactcccttcgttctatAATATAATATAAGATTATTTTACAAGCTAACTAGGTTCTACTCTCTCTGTCCTACTCTCttcgttcagaattacttgtcgcatCTAGATGTAtcttagttatatatatatatatatatatatatatatatatatatatatatatatatatatatatatatatatatatatatatatatatatccatttcTTGAATATAAGATCGTTGTTGTATGGACAAAGAAAGTAGAGATTGCTAGCCTTTGTATGAAATATATTATACCCCCTAATTTAATACAGTCTCTTTTTCCTGCAAGAAAAAATAATTGAGTTGTGGGATCAACTATTTAGACTCATTTTTTGAGAAACACACGTAGTTTTACTCATACTCATAACAATTACATGTATATTGGTTTGGATATAAAATTGACAAAATTACAAAGTAACTTCTACAACTAATAATTTCATTGAAATCCTTGAAAACACCTTCTTTAGGGTATCAGACTTCGCTAAAGAGGTTGCAATAGATTTCTTTTTTGACAGGTAGAGGTTGCAATGGGTGAGGATCATTTATTTAGACATCTAGGATAAGATATGTTGGGCTGGGTTGGGCTTGTCTGAGCAAAGATCTATTGGGCCTTAATAGTGCTTACCTTCTCTCATGTTGTAGTGCTTAAATTTGCCAGATCTAATCGGGAGCcccgggagcaactagttaacgagcgctccttcgagaGCCTCACAACTATCAGCGTCACTTCGCACGCTCTCAGTCATTCGCCACGTGTCACGCTCTGAATGCTTCCtttggattttgtttttttattttttcgcacgcgtttttgactttttaaacggttttttctgGGTTTTGGTTTTCTTCCGGTCTTTCTTACCTTTTCgataaaaaaaatttgaattttttgcgCGAAAATAACGCATTTCCCCCCGCAAAAGTCATGCTTtttttccacgagaggcacggttgtgctttagcgagagtcacggccgtgccttcggaaacggaaaaaatgcgttttctgttttttttctttcacga
The sequence above is drawn from the Triticum aestivum cultivar Chinese Spring chromosome 7A, IWGSC CS RefSeq v2.1, whole genome shotgun sequence genome and encodes:
- the LOC123151116 gene encoding protein PHOSPHATE-INDUCED 1 homolog, with product MAKRNLLLLALMALAANMASASATTSTRKLMFLVQPQPNLLTYHNGAVLHGDIPVSVLWYGRFTAAQKAIVSDFLLSLSAAPRASPAPSVSQWWSSIHQLYLSKAAAVGKNGEHGAGPTKAARVVLSGQVSDEACSLGKSMKLSQLPALAAKARPAKGGIALVLTAQDVGVEGFCMSRCGRHGTVDAKSGTAYVWAGNPATQCAGQCAWPFHQPAYGPQAPPLAAPNGDVGMDGLIINVASMVAGAVTNPFGDGFYQGEREAPLEAATACPGVYGKGAYPGYAGQLLVDGATGASYNAHGAHGRKYLLPALFDPATSACSTLV